One genomic segment of Scophthalmus maximus strain ysfricsl-2021 chromosome 3, ASM2237912v1, whole genome shotgun sequence includes these proteins:
- the srm gene encoding spermidine synthase isoform X1, which produces MDLVKDGWFTELCTLWPGQAMSLQVEEVLYHQKSTFQDVMVFKSKTYGNVLVLDGVIQCTERDEFAYQEMIANLPLCSHPCPRKVLIIGGGDGGVLREVVKNPLVESVVLCEIDEDVINASKKFLPGMAKGFFNPKLTLHVGDGFEFMKQNQDAFDVIITDSSDPVGPAESLFKESYYQLMKTALRNGGILCSQGECQWLHLELIKEMQTFCKTLFPVVDYAYSTIPTYPSGQIGFMLCSKNPETNFKEPVKALAKEEIENMKLRYYNPEIHKASFVLPEFARKVLFDA; this is translated from the exons ATGGACCTCGTAAAAGACGGCTGGTTTACGGAGCTGTGCACGCTGTGGCCGGGGCAAGCGATGAGCCTCCAGGTGGAGGAGGTCCTGTACCACCAGAAGTCCACGTTCCAAGATGTCATGGTGTTCAAGAG TAAAACCTACGGCAACGTCCTGGTGCTGGACGGAGTGATTCAGTGCACGGAGAGAGACGAGTTTGCCTACCAAGAGATGATCGCCAACCTTCCACTGTGCAGCCACCCGTGCCCCCGGAAG gttCTGATTATCGGCGGAGGAGATGGCGGTGTGCTGAGAGAAGTGGTGAAGAATCCTCTGGTGGAATCGGTGGTTCTGTGCGAGATCGATGAG GACGTCATTAATGCATCGAAGAAGTTCCTCCCGGGGATGGCCAAAGGGTTTTTCAATCCCAAGCTCACCCTCCACGTCGGGGACGGCTTTGAATTCATGAAGCAGAACCAGGACGCCTTTGACGTCATTATAACTGATTCGTCAGATCCAGTCG gaCCTGCTGAGAGTTTGTTCAAGGAGTCTTACTATCAACTGATGAAGACGGCATTGCGAAACGGAGGAATTCTTTGTTCCCAGG GAGAGTGTCAGTGGCTCCATTTGGAGCTGATCAAGGAGATGCAGACCTTCTGCAAGACTCTATTCCCCGTGGTGGACTACGCCTACAGCACCATCCCCACTTATCCCAGTGGTCAAATTGGATTCATGCTCTGCAGTAAAAATCCC gAAACAAATTTCAAGGAACCAGTGAAAGCTCTGGCGAaagaagaaatagaaaatatgaaGCTTAGATATTACAACCCAGAAATCCACAAAGCCTCATTCGTCCTCCCCGAGTTTGCAAGAAAG GTACTCTTTGACGCATGA
- the exosc10 gene encoding exosome component 10, whose protein sequence is MYTALSPAHTHTHTHTHTHVMDSSKSRGALQDSTSENNNNNNDGDEEKDELCPGFQDVDAFVKYGLGAVLSATKASGALPQVGDEYDFYRSFPGFQEFCQSQGDQLLHCMSQIMQYHGCRSLMRDRNKLTGLEERFDLVVDSNDAILERAGILLDEADGVNRSQQPVMPAGFQPPKIVVSSWNRKSSGSGSRAETFRLLHAKNIARPQLKFREKVDNSNTPFIPKIFIKPNAVKPLPSYFTSKQICKERPEDLDVPAALADFIHQQRTQKPVEDMFAHPYQYELDHLTTPESLLSKPEPQMYKPIAETNCSFIDSLEDLVALNEKLCSLSEFAVDLEHHSYRSFLGLTSLMQISTREEDFIIDTLELRSEMYILNEAFTDPSIVKVFHGADSDIEWLQRDFGLYVVNLFDTHQASRALNLARHSLDHLLKHFCTVDSDKRYQLADWRIRPLPDEMVQYARTDTHYLLYIYDCVKTQLLETNHGQPGLLQSVWNKSKDISLKKYVKPIFTEESYLELQRKQKRSLNTQQHTAFRLLFAWRNKLARQEDESTGYVLPTHMMIKISEELPREPQGIIACCNPVPPLVRQQINELHSLVQQAREMPLLKAEIAAQKTKGLTPIKKPEVTLFGPHDTSRVSESDLPHFSPDELPVKQGVLFSEDEHKMDVDDEKKSGLLAQAKITLFQEPETKNDQESLSVAHMKARRIIEAFENPFRMYLPTSDVHVNENAKFDPSSKIFEISKRWKLQSIEQQQKELEAKRKAKADAKEQTKKVAEERNKAKQSYQESLQDVATVRQQAAESAKGGGKKRERVASEVGESTPKPTKKLIKSAEKPQKTEPPPQDSFTPFDYSQSDLKVFADPKSKDNTQFDPNRQAHDPKKKKNPKGQKSNSAAGNRSMSYMAGKSERGFRHNWPKR, encoded by the exons ATGTACACAGCGTtatctcctgcacacacacacacacacacacacacacacactcacgttaTGGACTCCTCTAAGAGTCGCGGCGCTCTTCAAGACAGTACAtcggaaaacaacaacaacaacaacgacggcGACGAGGAGAAGGACGAGCTGTGTCCCGGGTTCCAAGACGTGGACGCCTTCGTCAAA tATGGATTGGGCGCTGTACTGTCGGCCACCAAGGCGTCCGGCGCGTTGCCTCAAGTTGGAGATGAGTATGATTTCTACCGGAGCTTCCCCGGCTTCCAGGAGTTCTGCCAGAGTCAAGGAGACCAGCTCCTGCACTG CATGAGTCAGATAATGCAGTACCACGGCTGCAGATCTCTCATGAGAGACCGGAACAAGCTGACGGGGCTGGAGGAGAGATTTGACTTGGTTGTGGACTCAAATGATGCCATCCTGGAACGAGCG GGGATCCTCCTTGATGAAGCCGATGGGGTGAACAGGAGCCAGCAGCCTGTCATGCCTGCAGGGTTTCAGCCTCCCAAGATTGTCGTTTCCAGCTGGAATCGCAAG AGTTCAGGCTCTGGCAGCCGCGCCGAGACATTCCGACTGCTCCACGCCAAGAACATCGCAAGGCCTCAACTGAAATTCAGGGAAAAAGTGGACAACAGCAACACACCTTTTATTCCCAAGATCTTCATCAAGCCCAACGCAGTCAAGCCCCTCCCCTCTT ATTTTACAAGCAAGCAAATCTGTAAAGAGAGACCTGAGGATCTTGATGTCCCGGCTGCCCTGGCTGACTTCATTCACCAGCAAAGAACTCAGAAACCTGTTGAAGACAT GTTTGCACACCCATACCAATATGAATTGGATCATCTTACGACACCAGAAAGCCTTCTGTCTAAGCCAGAACCACAG atgtaCAAACCAATAGCTGAGACCAATTGTTCCTTCATCGATTCCCTGGAGGATCTGGTGGCTCTGAATGAGAAGCTGTGCAGCTTGTCTGAATTTGCAGTTGACCTTGAG caccaTTCCTACCGGAGTTTCCTCGGCCTCACTAGCCTGATGCAGATCTCCACCAGGGAGGAGGATTTCATCATCGACACCTTGGAGCTCCGTAGTGAGATGTACATCCTGAACGAAGCTTTCACTGACCCGTCTATTGTCAAG GTGTTTCACGGCGCCGACTCCGACATCGAGTGGCTCCAGAGAGACTTTGGCTTGTATGTAGTCAACCTTTTCGACACGCATCAGGCCAGCCGAGCTTTGAACCTGGCCAGACATTCCCTCGACCACCTGCTCAAACACTTCTGCACGGTGGACTCGGACAAACGCTACCAGCTGGCCGACTGGAGGATTCG CCCCTTGCCGGATGAGATGGTTCAGTATGCccggacagacacacactatcTCCTTTACATCTACGACTGTGTGAAGACACAGCTCTTGGAAACTAACCACGGGCAGCCTGGCCTGCTGCAGAGCGTCTGGAACAAGAGCAAGGACATTTCCTTGAAG AAATATGTGAAGCCTATATTCACAGAGGAGTCATAtttggagctgcagaggaagcagaaaaggTCTTTAAACACCCAGCAGCACACTGCCTTCAGACTGCTGTTCGCCTGGAGGAACAAGCTGGCCAGGCAGGAAGATGAAAGCACCGG ATACGTCCTGCCCACCCATATGATGATCAAGATATCTGAAGAGCTGCCCAG AGAGCCTCAGGGCATCATCGCCTGCTGTAACCCTGTGCCCCCACTGGTGAGGCAGCAGATCAATGAGCTCCATTCGTTGGTGCAGCAAGCAAGAGAAATGCCCCTCCTtaag GCTGAGATTGCAGCTCAAAAGACGAAGGGACTCACACCCATAAAAAAG CCAGAGGTCACATTGTTTGGACCTCATGATACCTCCAGGGTCTCAGAAAGTGATCTCCCCCACTTTTCTCCTGATG AACTACCAGTCAAACAGGGGGTGCTCTTCTCAGAGGACGAGCACAAAATGGATGTggatgatgagaaaaaaagtggtCTCCTGGCACAGGCTAAAATCACTCTGTTTCAG GAGCCGGAAACAAAGAACGACCAAGAGTCCCTTTCTGTTGCTCACATGAAAGCCAGACGGATCATTGAGGCTTTTGAAAACCCTTTCAGAATG TATTTACCCACCAGTGATGTGCACGTCAACGAGAATGCCAAGTTTGACCCGTCTTCAAAAATATTTGAG ATTAGTAAAAGATGGAAACTGCAGAGTATTGAACAGCAACAGAAGGAGTTAGAGGCCAAGAGGAAAGCCAAGGCAGATGCAAAGGAACAGACAAAGAAAGTGGCAG aggaaagaaacaagGCAAAACAGAGCTACCAGGAGTCTCTGCAGGATGTCGCCACTGTTCGCCAGCAAGCAGCG GAGTCTGCAAAAGGTGGCGGCAAGAAAAGAGAGCGGGTCGCCAGTGAGGTTGGAGAGTCGACTCCCAAACCGACCAAGAAACTGATAAAATCTGCAGAGAAGCCCCAGAAGACAGAACCGCCTCCTCAAGACAGCTTCACACCTTTCGACTACAGTCAGTCAGACCTCAAAGTCTTTGCCG ATCCCAAATCAAAGGACAACACACAGTTTGATCCAAACCGGCAAGCCCATGATCCTAAGAAAAAG AAAAATCCCAAGGGACAAAAATCAAATTCTGCAGCTGGAAACCGAAGTATGTCTTACATGGCTGGGAAATCTGAAAG AGGATTCCGGCATAACTGGCCCAAAAGATAG
- the srm gene encoding spermidine synthase isoform X2 yields the protein MNRKTYGNVLVLDGVIQCTERDEFAYQEMIANLPLCSHPCPRKVLIIGGGDGGVLREVVKNPLVESVVLCEIDEDVINASKKFLPGMAKGFFNPKLTLHVGDGFEFMKQNQDAFDVIITDSSDPVGPAESLFKESYYQLMKTALRNGGILCSQGECQWLHLELIKEMQTFCKTLFPVVDYAYSTIPTYPSGQIGFMLCSKNPETNFKEPVKALAKEEIENMKLRYYNPEIHKASFVLPEFARKVLFDA from the exons ATGAATCG TAAAACCTACGGCAACGTCCTGGTGCTGGACGGAGTGATTCAGTGCACGGAGAGAGACGAGTTTGCCTACCAAGAGATGATCGCCAACCTTCCACTGTGCAGCCACCCGTGCCCCCGGAAG gttCTGATTATCGGCGGAGGAGATGGCGGTGTGCTGAGAGAAGTGGTGAAGAATCCTCTGGTGGAATCGGTGGTTCTGTGCGAGATCGATGAG GACGTCATTAATGCATCGAAGAAGTTCCTCCCGGGGATGGCCAAAGGGTTTTTCAATCCCAAGCTCACCCTCCACGTCGGGGACGGCTTTGAATTCATGAAGCAGAACCAGGACGCCTTTGACGTCATTATAACTGATTCGTCAGATCCAGTCG gaCCTGCTGAGAGTTTGTTCAAGGAGTCTTACTATCAACTGATGAAGACGGCATTGCGAAACGGAGGAATTCTTTGTTCCCAGG GAGAGTGTCAGTGGCTCCATTTGGAGCTGATCAAGGAGATGCAGACCTTCTGCAAGACTCTATTCCCCGTGGTGGACTACGCCTACAGCACCATCCCCACTTATCCCAGTGGTCAAATTGGATTCATGCTCTGCAGTAAAAATCCC gAAACAAATTTCAAGGAACCAGTGAAAGCTCTGGCGAaagaagaaatagaaaatatgaaGCTTAGATATTACAACCCAGAAATCCACAAAGCCTCATTCGTCCTCCCCGAGTTTGCAAGAAAG GTACTCTTTGACGCATGA
- the sst7 gene encoding cortistatin — MQLLVVLAALMGVVFSIRAAAVIPVEDRSPVHVNRELSKERKELILKLVSGLLDGSLDTNMLPGEVAPLDLEEPLESRLEERAVYNRLSLPQRDRKAPCKNFFWKTFTSC; from the exons ATGCAGCTCCTGGTGGTGTTGGCAGCTCTCATGGGGGTCGTGTTCAGCATTAGGGCAGCCGCTGTGATTCCGGTGGAGGACAGGAGTCCCGTCCACGTGAACAGG GAGCTGAGCAAAGAGCGCAAGGAGCTGATCCTGAAGCTGGTGTCCGGCTTGCTGGACGGATCCCTGGACACCAACATGCTGCCGGGGGAGGTGGCGCCTCTGGACCTCGAGGAGCCGCTGGAGTCTCGTCTGGAGGAGCGGGCCGTCTACAACAGGCTATCGCTGCCTCAGCGTGACCGCAAAGCCCCCTGTAAAAACTTCTTCTGGAAAACTTTCACCTCCTGCTAA